A stretch of the Mesorhizobium sp. Pch-S genome encodes the following:
- a CDS encoding aldehyde dehydrogenase family protein, with protein sequence MSHDLQFYIDGAWVDPVEPRRLDVIDPSTEEAFAEISLGSKADVDKAVAAAKRAFASYGSTSVAERLDLLNRIIDVYKKRSRDLALVVSREMGAPSEFSLEWQVGIGLSHLKKTAEVLRDYPFRQAKGRQMVVREPIGVAGLITPWNWPLNQITCKVGPALAVGCTMVLKPSEVAPLDAIIFAEILEEAGVPKGVFNLVNGDGPTVGQALANHPDVDMMSFTGSTRAGILVAKAAADTVKRVSQELGGKSANILLPDVDFSVAVEKGVAGCFGNSGQSCNAPTRMFVPRDRHDEAASIAKAAAEKFAVGPANAPDIDLGPVVSQIQFDKIQDLIQSGIDEGATLLTGGPGRPAGLNRGYFVRPTVFADVSPDMRISREEIFGPVLSILPYDSVDHAVELANDTVYGLASYIQSRDIENARKVAARMRTGNVHINYPAWDAAMPFGGYKQSGNGREYAEYGLEDFLEIKGIAGYEAA encoded by the coding sequence TTGCCGCAGCGAAGCGGGCCTTTGCGAGCTATGGTTCTACCAGCGTGGCGGAGCGGCTCGATCTCCTGAACCGCATCATCGATGTTTACAAGAAGCGCAGCCGGGATCTTGCGCTTGTCGTCTCGCGCGAGATGGGGGCTCCGAGCGAGTTTTCGCTGGAATGGCAGGTCGGCATCGGCCTGTCGCACCTGAAGAAGACGGCCGAGGTGCTGCGCGACTATCCGTTCCGGCAGGCCAAGGGCCGGCAGATGGTGGTGCGCGAACCGATCGGGGTCGCCGGTCTCATCACGCCCTGGAACTGGCCGCTCAACCAGATCACCTGCAAGGTCGGACCTGCGCTGGCTGTCGGCTGCACCATGGTGCTGAAACCGAGCGAGGTCGCGCCGCTCGACGCCATCATCTTTGCCGAAATCCTCGAAGAGGCGGGCGTGCCCAAGGGCGTCTTCAACCTCGTCAATGGCGATGGCCCGACTGTCGGCCAGGCGTTGGCCAACCACCCCGACGTCGACATGATGTCATTCACCGGCTCGACCCGCGCCGGCATCCTGGTGGCGAAGGCGGCGGCGGATACCGTCAAGCGTGTCAGCCAGGAACTCGGCGGCAAGTCTGCGAACATCCTGCTGCCCGACGTCGACTTTTCGGTTGCCGTGGAGAAGGGCGTCGCCGGCTGCTTCGGCAACAGCGGTCAGTCCTGCAATGCGCCGACCCGCATGTTCGTGCCGCGCGATCGGCATGACGAGGCCGCCTCCATCGCGAAGGCGGCAGCGGAGAAGTTCGCGGTGGGACCGGCCAATGCGCCCGACATCGATCTCGGGCCGGTGGTCAGCCAGATCCAGTTCGACAAGATCCAGGACCTGATCCAGAGCGGCATCGATGAAGGGGCGACGCTGCTGACCGGCGGTCCGGGCCGCCCCGCTGGCCTGAACCGCGGTTATTTCGTGCGCCCGACGGTGTTTGCGGATGTCTCGCCCGACATGCGCATATCGCGCGAGGAGATCTTCGGGCCGGTGCTGTCGATCCTGCCTTATGACAGTGTCGACCACGCGGTGGAACTGGCCAACGACACGGTCTACGGGCTCGCCTCCTACATCCAGTCCAGGGATATCGAGAACGCCCGGAAGGTCGCGGCCCGCATGCGCACCGGCAACGTCCATATCAATTACCCAGCCTGGGACGCGGCGATGCCGTTCGGCGGCTACAAGCAGTCCGGCAACGGCCGCGAATACGCCGAATACGGTCTGGAGGATTTCCTCGAGATCAAGGGCATTGCCGGTTACGAAGCCGCCTGA